GCAAGACATCGTTGAGCTTGCCCAGCAACTCCCCTTCATCGCTGACGACCTGCCGCCCGACCAGCCCGTGAAGGCTGGCGGAGGTGGGGGGCGGCTTCTGCTGCGAACGCCATTTTTTTTCGGCCTCGGTGGGCCTGGCGGGGTCAACCGGAATTCCGGCCTGCTCGCGGTCAATGACGACGGCATACGCGCCAATTTTATGCACGATCTGCATGGGTACGACCCAGCGGCTCTTGTGGCCTTTCAGCAGCGCCAGCAGGCGCGCCTTGAAATAGGCGCGCACCCGCAGCGCAACCATCTGGCGCGTCTCGAAACTAAAATAGATTTCGTCCACATAGCCAAGGATCAGCGCGTTACTGCTGTCAATGACTTTGCGGCCCAGCACTTGTGTTGCCCGCAAGGTGTCGTCCGCAGCGACGGCCTGCGCGGCCTTCTCTTTGCGACCGGGTTTCTGGCGGGCGTTTGATGCTGCCTGCATCGTGTCATCCTTTCCAGGCGTCAGGCTGTGCGCGGCTGCGCAGCAGCGAGACATGGATAGGGTCTCTTGCTTTACTGCTCACCTGGGATTGTAGCCGGTTGGCTGGCGCTTGTCAAGCGGGAGGGGAGCAACCAGGACATTTGTCTGTTTTGCCGCGCTGCCCTTGACAAGGGCGGGATAGCAATGCTATACTTCGGAGTGCTAGCAGTCTCGATATGAGAGTGCTAGCACTCCTATGCTATGGGTGAAAGCAGTCTGATGGGTCGTCTGCCAGGCTGCTCCGGGCGAGGTGGAGCGCCAGATGGGCAAACAATTGACGCCGCGCAAAGAAGCGATTCTCCGCTCGTTGGTGGAAGAATATATTCGTACCGCTACGCCAGTGGCTTCCGAGGGGCTTCAGCGCCAGTACGGGCTGCCCTGGGGAGCCGCAACGATTCGCAATGAGATGGCGAGCCTGGAAGAGGAGGGCCTGCTTTTTCAACCGCATACGTCCGCCGGGCGTATCCCCACTGATTTAGGCTACCGCTACTTTGTCGAGCATTTGATGGTTGAATCCGCGCTTTCGCTTGATGAACAGCGGCAGATTCGCCATCAGTTTTATCAGGTCCAGCATCAACTGGATGAATGGGTGCGGCTGACGGCTTCGGTGCTGTCGCGGGCCTTGCAGAGCGCAGCGGTGGTGACGCCGCCGCGCGCGGCGCAGGGGCGCTTGAAGCATTTTGAGGCGCTGTCGCTGCAAGACGTGGTGATCTTATTGGTCGTTGTCTTGCAGGATGGCGCGGTGAAGCAAGAGCGGCTGCTGCTGGAGATGCCAGCCACGCAGGAGGAACTGAGCCAGAGCGCGCAGCGCCTGAACCGGCTGTTTGTGGATATGAACTCGGCGGACCTGGAACGGCGGGCCGGGGGCTTGGACCTGGATGCGAACGAGCAGATCGTGGTCAATGCGATGAGTCGGATGCTGGGCCAGTATGGGGAGTATACTGCCGAGACGTTTTATCACGACGGCATTCTTCAGATGCTGGATCAGCCTGAGTTCACGACGCTGGGGCCGGAGCATGAACGCAACCAGCGTATCAAGAAAGTCGTAGAGGTATTAGAACAGAATCGCCTTTTGCCCGCGCTGGCTTCGCAAGTGCCAGCCGGAGGGGTGCAGGTGATTATCGGCGGCGAGAGCGAGTTTGAGGCGATGAAGGATGTGAGCGTGGTGGTTTCGCGTTATGGACGGGAGGGCCAGGTGGGCGGTTTGCTGGGGATTGTTGGCCCTACCCGTATGCAATACAGTCGGGCTATTGCGGTGGTCCGTTATATGACCGAAGTGATGAATGATTTACTGGCGGAGTTGCAGCAATGACGCTGGAAGAACAAGAAGCTGAGCCGCAGCAAGAGGCGGCAGAGACGCGCGAGTCAGCCGCTCCTGCGGAGCAGGCGAAACAAGAGGCGGCGCCTGATCTGGCCGCTGAACTGGAGCGCGAGCGCGAGAAAGCTACGGATTATATGAACCGCTGGCAGCGCGCCCAGGCCGATCTGGCAAACTACAAGCGACGCGCTGAACAGGAACGCGAACAGGAACGAAAATATGGCCTGGCCCCGCTGTTCCTGGAACTGCTGAAGATGCAAGATAACTTTCATCGCGCTTTCGATACCTTGCCGGTGGAACTGCGCGAGTTTTCCTGGGTGCAGGGGGTGGCGCTGACGTATGCCCATCTTGACGGCCTGGTGCGCCTGTATGGGGTGACGCCCGTTGAGACAAAGCCAGGCCAGTCCTTCGATCCGGCTATTCACGAAGCGGTGGCGCACGAAGAGACGGATGCCTATCCCGACGGCGCGATCACTGCCGAATATCAGCGAGGCTATCGTATCCATGACCGCGTGCTGCGTCCGGCGCTGGTGCGCGTGGCAAAGCCAAAGAGCGCCGGAGCAGCCAGCCAGGGGGAGCCATCTGGCGAAGCCCAGCAAACAGAGAGCGCAGGCGGTTAAAATCGCCGACAAACCGAGCTAGTCTATCAATTCAGATAATGTCTGACTGAGGAGCCGCTTCTGGCCTTGAATGTTTCGGGCAGCGGCCCTCACCAGAGGAGGACAAACGTGGGAAAAGTCATTGGTATTGATCTGGGTACGACGAATTCGTGCGTGGCGGTAATGGAAGGCGGCGAGC
The DNA window shown above is from Ktedonobacterales bacterium and carries:
- a CDS encoding PRC-barrel domain-containing protein, which gives rise to MQAASNARQKPGRKEKAAQAVAADDTLRATQVLGRKVIDSSNALILGYVDEIYFSFETRQMVALRVRAYFKARLLALLKGHKSRWVVPMQIVHKIGAYAVVIDREQAGIPVDPARPTEAEKKWRSQQKPPPTSASLHGLVGRQVVSDEGELLGKLNDVLLSDDNPLMRGFEINTGSGLMNLLGVGDHTQHLSARARALGDVLLVPARSRLVLTSPSIPAVQIRPAAPEPLPATPEPPENPTPDWLC
- the hrcA gene encoding heat-inducible transcriptional repressor HrcA yields the protein MGKQLTPRKEAILRSLVEEYIRTATPVASEGLQRQYGLPWGAATIRNEMASLEEEGLLFQPHTSAGRIPTDLGYRYFVEHLMVESALSLDEQRQIRHQFYQVQHQLDEWVRLTASVLSRALQSAAVVTPPRAAQGRLKHFEALSLQDVVILLVVVLQDGAVKQERLLLEMPATQEELSQSAQRLNRLFVDMNSADLERRAGGLDLDANEQIVVNAMSRMLGQYGEYTAETFYHDGILQMLDQPEFTTLGPEHERNQRIKKVVEVLEQNRLLPALASQVPAGGVQVIIGGESEFEAMKDVSVVVSRYGREGQVGGLLGIVGPTRMQYSRAIAVVRYMTEVMNDLLAELQQ
- a CDS encoding nucleotide exchange factor GrpE: MTLEEQEAEPQQEAAETRESAAPAEQAKQEAAPDLAAELEREREKATDYMNRWQRAQADLANYKRRAEQEREQERKYGLAPLFLELLKMQDNFHRAFDTLPVELREFSWVQGVALTYAHLDGLVRLYGVTPVETKPGQSFDPAIHEAVAHEETDAYPDGAITAEYQRGYRIHDRVLRPALVRVAKPKSAGAASQGEPSGEAQQTESAGG